The uncultured Desulfobulbus sp. genome window below encodes:
- a CDS encoding serine protein kinase PrkA, whose product MMTDPKTTTLSHHIQAVKKGERVFENAFQSVSRMILEKDINKVTVNGKTTFDFTIFREGKKHIIGMYDEINSFVSFVKDASQGGSSKEMAFVLVGEPGNGKTFLVEYLCNLYRNFLAQPKNRKYTIRFKGLDQIGTYGAIKTIESQTYEDPMVLALNLFETKEESLQYLAKKFKVDDAMAEEWMENYRPLGACSAYIWNDLRELAGGKIEDMLKNIEIAPVPLVESLGTVTGKYPAKDKITSSAVDLLGEESIQRLLHITDTNNPYRFDLRRGALARVAGGGIHFSDEIYKNKKDLVQVYLGIIQNRTIEIDGYRWPIDSLIIATSNNSEFNRFLAEKEEAPIIDRCRICYVSHNTDYKQQFDLTAYAIGNESKTTLTGNAMHQDPNLNYAASVGVVLTRLPRSEKLTPVETMKLAAGEVAGEKSLKTLSEVIDTLNQEHDITKRFGQKGLGQRNLGRTIQLMLESSETNEGKCMFAYDVFTALERVILDYVSEAGDRAKFLDDLKIARGLYRERIMTEMFNAYMDEPLAIRKDVLNYVNMIIGIDAENLGVDRMWKYKNPQTGELVALKIDERYIDSVEACLGLKVREQKDSFRTSIRKIYGQKISLDPDYDFMDNLELVKAVTDVRLKSDIAGAGSLIGALANRTNEENQKLYDRMVDTMLNKLGYCVTCAQKTIEYFCTQVDEN is encoded by the coding sequence ATGATGACCGACCCCAAGACCACTACGCTTAGTCACCACATTCAGGCTGTCAAAAAAGGTGAGCGTGTTTTTGAAAACGCCTTTCAAAGCGTCAGCCGAATGATTTTGGAAAAGGACATCAACAAGGTCACGGTCAACGGCAAAACCACCTTCGATTTCACCATCTTTCGAGAGGGCAAAAAGCATATCATCGGCATGTACGATGAGATCAACTCCTTTGTCTCCTTTGTTAAGGACGCCTCCCAGGGTGGCTCCTCCAAGGAGATGGCTTTTGTCCTTGTTGGCGAGCCGGGAAACGGGAAGACCTTTTTGGTGGAATACCTCTGTAACCTCTACCGCAATTTTCTTGCCCAACCCAAAAACCGCAAATATACCATTCGCTTTAAAGGCCTGGATCAGATAGGAACCTACGGCGCTATCAAAACCATCGAATCGCAGACCTATGAAGATCCCATGGTATTGGCGCTGAACCTCTTTGAGACCAAGGAGGAGTCCCTGCAGTACCTGGCCAAAAAGTTCAAAGTCGATGATGCCATGGCGGAAGAATGGATGGAAAACTACCGCCCTCTTGGTGCCTGCTCTGCCTATATCTGGAACGATTTGCGTGAATTGGCCGGCGGTAAGATTGAGGATATGCTCAAAAACATCGAGATCGCCCCGGTTCCGCTGGTGGAAAGCCTGGGTACGGTCACGGGTAAGTATCCGGCCAAAGACAAGATTACCAGTTCTGCCGTCGACCTTTTGGGAGAAGAGTCGATTCAGCGCCTGCTCCACATCACAGACACCAACAACCCCTATCGGTTCGATCTCAGGCGTGGAGCTTTGGCTCGTGTAGCGGGCGGCGGTATCCACTTCAGCGATGAGATCTATAAAAACAAAAAAGATCTGGTGCAGGTCTATCTAGGTATTATTCAGAACCGGACCATCGAGATCGATGGCTACCGTTGGCCCATTGACAGTCTGATCATTGCCACCAGTAACAACTCCGAGTTCAACCGCTTTCTGGCGGAGAAGGAAGAGGCTCCGATCATCGACCGGTGCCGTATCTGTTATGTCTCCCATAATACCGACTATAAACAGCAGTTCGACCTGACCGCCTATGCCATTGGCAATGAGTCTAAGACCACGCTCACCGGCAATGCCATGCACCAGGACCCCAACCTCAACTACGCTGCCTCGGTGGGCGTGGTGCTGACCCGTCTGCCCCGCTCTGAAAAGCTGACCCCGGTGGAGACCATGAAGCTGGCAGCGGGTGAGGTGGCTGGAGAGAAGAGCCTCAAAACTCTCTCAGAGGTGATCGACACCCTCAACCAGGAGCATGACATCACCAAACGCTTTGGCCAAAAGGGCCTTGGTCAGCGAAATCTGGGCCGCACTATTCAGCTGATGCTGGAGAGTTCCGAGACCAACGAGGGCAAGTGCATGTTTGCCTATGATGTCTTCACCGCCCTGGAACGAGTCATCCTTGACTATGTTTCCGAGGCTGGCGACCGGGCCAAATTCCTGGATGATCTCAAGATTGCGAGGGGACTCTACCGCGAGCGGATTATGACGGAGATGTTCAACGCCTATATGGATGAACCGCTGGCGATCCGCAAAGACGTACTCAACTACGTCAATATGATCATTGGTATCGATGCGGAAAATCTCGGTGTTGATCGCATGTGGAAATATAAAAATCCGCAGACCGGCGAGCTGGTGGCCCTGAAAATCGATGAGCGCTATATCGACTCGGTGGAGGCCTGCCTGGGCTTGAAAGTACGGGAACAGAAAGACTCTTTCCGGACCTCCATCCGCAAGATCTATGGGCAGAAGATCTCGCTCGATCCGGACTACGACTTCATGGATAACCTGGAGCTGGTCAAGGCAGTGACCGATGTCCGCCTGAAATCAGATATCGCCGGCGCCGGCAGTCTGATCGGAGCCCTGGCCAACCGAACCAACGAGGAGAATCAAAAGCTCTACGATCGTATGGTCGACACCATGCTCAATAAACTGGGCTACTGTGTGACCTGTGCGCAGAAAACCATTGAGTACTTTTGTACTCAGGTGGATGAGAACTAG